Proteins from one Triticum aestivum cultivar Chinese Spring chromosome 7A, IWGSC CS RefSeq v2.1, whole genome shotgun sequence genomic window:
- the LOC123150028 gene encoding probable fructokinase-6, chloroplastic translates to MALRAASPPCAAGRCLPSSPPPRVGGRQFFRPLPPAAPAPLRKSAVCTKAISNSDGTPGTSDSPHVVCFGELLIDFVPTVSGVSLADAPAFKKAPGGAPANVAVGIARLGGSAAFIGKVGDDEFGYMLSDMLKENNVNNQGLLFDTHARTALAFVTLRSDGEREFMFYRNPSADMLLEEKELDLDLIRKAKIFHHGSISLITEPCKTAHIAASKAAKDAGVLISYDPNLRLPLWTSADDARDGILSIWDTADLIKASAEEISFLTNGEDPYDDSVVKKLIHPNTKLLLVTEGPDGCRYYSKEFSGKVGGLKVTAVDTTGAGDAFVAGILSQLAADFSLLQDEARLREALKFANVCGALTVTERGAIPALPTRQQVADALTNVVA, encoded by the exons ATGGCTCTCCGCGCGGCGTCGCCGCCCTGCGCCGCGGGCCgctgcctcccctcctccccgccgcctcgcgTCGGCGGCAGGCAATTCTTCCGACCCCTCCCCCCCGCCGCGCCTGCGCCGCTCCGGAAGTCAGCAG TTTGTACCAAAGCAATTTCAAACAGTGATGGCACCCCTGGAACGAGCGATTCTCCACATGTGGTGTGTTTTGGGGAATTGCTGATCGACTTCGTCCCAACTGTTAGTGGGGTGTCACTGGCAGATGCACCAGCCTTCAAGAAGGCTCCAGGGGGTGCACCTGCCAACGTTGCAGTTGGAATAGCTCGTCTCGGTGGATCAGCAGCTTTCATTGGAAAG gttggtgatgatgaatttGGATACATGCTATCTGACATGCTGAAGGAGAATAACGTGAACAATCAAGGGTTGCTATTTGATACTCATGCTAGAACAGCTTTGGCATTTGTGACACTTCGAAGTGACGGTGAACGCGAATTCATGTTTTATCGTAATCCAAGTGCAGACATGCTGCTTGAAGAAAAAGAGCTTGACCTTGACCTTATCAGGAAG GCAAAAATCTTCCATCATGGATCAATAAGTCTGATAACCGAGCCATGTAAAACTGCACATATTGCAGCTTCCAAAGCTGCTAAAGATGCTGGGGTACTAATTTCATATGATCCGAATTTGAGGCTCCCACTGTGGACATCAGCTGATGATGCTAGAGATGGTATCCTGAGCATATGGGATACTGCTGATCTTATCAAG GCAAGTGCAGAGGAGATTTCCTTCTTGACAAATGGGGAGGATCCATATGATGATTCTGTTGTGAAGAAACTTATCCATCCGAACACGAAGTTGCTTCTTGTCACTGAAGGTCCAGATGGCTGTAGATATTATTCCAAG GAATTTAGTGGGAAAGTTGGTGGATTGAAGGTAACTGCTGTTGACACCACTGGTGCTGGGGATGCCTTTGTTGCTGGAATATTATCACAGCTAGCTGCGGATTTTTCACTCCTTCAG GATGAAGCTCGGTTGAGAGAAGCCCTGAAGTTCGCGAATGTCTGCGGAGCTCTCACGGTGACAGAGAGAGGAGCTATTCCTGCACTGCCCACCCGACAGCAAGTGGCTGATGCCCTGACCAATGTCGTTGCTTAA
- the LOC123150018 gene encoding probable auxin efflux carrier component 1c codes for MITGTDFYHVMTAMVPLYVAMMLAYGSVKWWRIFTPDQCSGINRFVALFAVPLLSFHFISTNNPYTMNLRFIAADTLQKLIVLALLTLWSHLSRNGSLEWTITLFSLSTLPNTLVMGIPLLKGMYGDESGSLMVQIVVLQCIIWYTLMLFMFEYRGARILITEQFPDTAGAIASIAVDPDVMSLDGRRDMIETEAEVKEDGKIHVTVRRSNASRSDIYSRRSMGFSSTTPRPSNLTNAEIYSLQSSRNPTPRGSSFNHTDFYSMVGRSSNFAAGDAFGPVVRTGATPRPSNYEEDKAGNNNNNSKYGQYPAPNPAMAAPQKPAKKAANGQAKGEDGKDLHMFVWSSSASPVSDVFGNGTEAYNDAAAKDVRVAAASPRKADGVERDEFSFGNKERDAEAGDEKAAAEQGTAGLVAAPTVMPPTSVMTRLILIMVWRKLIRNPNTYSSLIGLIWSLVCFRWNFVMPAIIMKSIAILSDAGLGMAMFSLGLFMALQPRIIACGNKRATFAMAVRFLTGPAVMAAASIAVGLRGTLLHIAIVQAALPQGIVPFVFAKEYSVHPDILSTAVIFGMLIALPITLVYYILLGL; via the exons ATGATCACTGGCACGGACTTCTACCACGTCATGACGGCGATGGTGCCGCTGTACGTGGCGATGATGCTCGCGTACGGCTCCGTCAAGTGGTGGCGCATCTTCACGCCGGACCAGTGCTCCGGGATCAACCGCTTCGTGGCGCTCTTCGCCGTGCCGCTGCTCTCCTTCCACTTCATCTCCACCAACAACCCCTACACCATGAACCTCCGCTTCATCGCCGCCGACACGCTGCAGAAGCTCATCGTGCTCGCGCTGCTCACCCTCTGGAGCCACCTCTCCCGCAACGGCTCCCTCGAGTGGACCATCACGCTCTTCTCCCTCTCCACGCTGCCCAACACCCTCGTCATGGGCATCCCGCTCCTCAAGGGCATGTACGGCGACGAGTCCGGCAGCCTGATGGTGCAGATCGTGGTGCTCCAGTGCATCATCTGGTACACGCTCATGCTCTTCATGTTCGAGTACCGCGGCGCCAGGATCCTCATCACCGAGCAGTTCCCCGACACCGCCGGCGCCATCGCCTCCATCGCCGTCGACCCCGACGTCATGTCGCTCGACGGCAGGAGGGACATGATCGAGACGGAGGCGGAGGTGAAGGAGGACGGCAAGATTCACGTCACCGTGCGCCGCTCCAACGCCTCCCGCTCCGACATCTACTCGCGCCGCTCCATGGGGTTCTCCAGCACCACGCCGCGCCCCAGCAACCTCACCAACGCCGAGATCTACTCGCTGCAGTCGTCGCGGAACCCCACGCCTCGGGGCTCCAGCTTCAACCACACCGACTTCTACTCCATGGTGGGCCGCAGCTCCAACTTCGCCGCCGGGGACGCGTTCGGCCCGGTGGTGCGCACCGGGGCCACGCCGCGCCCGTCCAACTACGAGGAGGACAAGgccggcaacaacaacaacaacagcaagtacGGGCAGTATCCGGCGCCCAACCCCGCGATGGCGGCGCcgcagaagccggccaagaaggcgGCCAACGGGCAGGCCAAGGGAGAGGACGGCAAGGACCTGCACATGTTCGTGTGGAGCTCCAGCGCGTCGCCAGTCTCCGACGTGTTCGGCAACGGCACCGAGGCGTACAACGACGCCGCCGCCAAGGACGTCCGCgtggccgccgcctcgccgcgcaaAG CGGACGGCGTGGAGCGTGACGAGTTCAGCTTCGGGAACAAGGAGAGGGACGCGGAGGCCGGCGACGAGAAGGCCGCGGCGGAGCAGGGCACCGCGGGCCTGGTGGCGGCGCCCACGGTGATGCCGCCGACCAGCGTGATGACCCGCCTCATCCTCATCATGGTGTGGCGCAAGCTCATCCGCAACCCCAACACCTACTCCAGCCTCATCGGCCTCATCTGGTCCCTCGTCTGCTTCCG GTGGAACTTCGTGATGCCGGCGATCATCATGAAGTCCATCGCCATCCTGTCCGACGCCGGCCTCGGCATGGCCATGTTCAGCCTCG GGCTGTTCATGGCGCTGCAGCCGCGGATCATCGCGTGCGGGAACAAGCGGGCGACGTTCGCCATGGCCGTGCGGTTCCTGACGGGCCCGGCCGTcatggccgccgcctccatcgccgtCGGCCTCCGCGGCACCCTCCTCCACATCGCCATCGTGCAG GCAGCGCTGCCCCAGGGCATTGTCCCCTTCGTCTTCGCCAAGGAGTACAGCGTGCACCCCGACATCCTCAGCACGGC TGTCATCTTCGGCATGCTCATCGCGCTGCCCATCACGCTCGTCTACTACATCCTGCTGGGGCTGTGA